Within Actinoplanes sp. L3-i22, the genomic segment TGGACGACGAGACGTCCTGCTATGCCACCCGCGCGGTGGAGCGGGAGCTGTTCGGGCCCGAGGTCGCCGCCGCCCGGCGCCTGGCCCGCTGGCCGCCCGCACCGCCGGCGGCCCGGCCCGAGGAGCCCGGCGAGCGGCGCTACGACCTGACCCTGGCGCCCGAGCCGGACGGGCTGGCCGTCGAGATCACCGGGGCCGACCGCGACGGGCGGGTGATCGCGCACGTCCAGGGGCATCTGCCCGGCGCCGACCTGGCCCTGGTCGGCCGGCTGCTGCTCGACGCGGTGGCGCCGCGGCACGGCCGGTGGACGCCGGCGGAGGTGGCGCTCGCGGTTCGCCGGCACGGCGAGGGGGCCGAGGTGGACGAGATCGCCGCCGAGTTGCGGCGGACCGGGCGCAGCGTGCGGTTCAAGCTGCACTACCTCGGGCTGGTGCCGCTCCCGGCGGCCGAGGCACGACGGTCCGGCGCCGCGCATCGGCGGGGCCGGGGCCGCGCACGGGTCGTCCCGGGCTGACTGTTGCGCGGAGATTTCGGCGGCGTTACGTTGCCTGCATCGACAGACGTCGCTGCAATCGGGCGGCCCATCCGAAGGGCGGGTCCATGTCCATCAGTCGCCGCACAGTCCTGACCGCCGGCGCGGGCGCCGCCGCCGGCGCCCTCGTCCCCGGCCTCGCCCAGGCCGCGGCGCCCACCGCCGTCACGTTCCGGCTGGACGCGGAGACTCTCGACGGCGGCGAGCAGGTCGTCTCGCTCACCCTGGGCACCGGGAAGCTCGGCCCGATCGCCCCGGCCGGCCTCACCACCGGCAGCTTCACCGTGCACGCCAAGGCGACGAGTCCGATTCCGATCGCGGACGGAGATCAGATCTTCTCCGAGTACGACCTGGACCGCCCGGTGACCAGCGCCCGCCTCGACCGCCACGGCGACATCGTCCTGGGCCTGAGCTACGCGGAGGGCCAGCTCGGCGGCGGCACCCTGGGCTACATCGCGAGCCGGGGCCGCAACGTCCGCCTCGACCTCGAATACACGATCACGCAGCGGAAACCGCTCGTGCTGCGCACCGGCCGCCCGCTCACGATCAGCCGGTTCACCCAGGGACGGCTGGCGAACCCGGAGGTCGACGCGTTCGGCCAGCACGTCTCCGGCGCCGGCCTGAAGTACCGGCTGTACTCGCCGGCCGAGGCGCGCGGCCGCCGCCCGCTGATCGTCTGGCTGCACGGCGGCGGCGAGGGCGCCTCCCTCCCGGACGGCTACTACGACAACGAGACCACGCTGCGGGCGAACCGCGGGGCGCTCGGGTTCGCCACCCCGGAGGCCCAGCGGATCTTCGCCGGGGCCTACGTGGTCGCCCCGCAGAGCACGTCGTACTGGATCGAGGACGGCGACCGGTTCGCCCCGCAGATCCGCGCGATCGTCGCCGAGGTCTCCCGGCGGCACCACGTCGACCCGGACCGGATCTACGTCGCCGGGTGCAGCAACGGCGGCTACATGAGCCTGAAGATGACCACCGTCTACCCGCGCCTGTTCGCCGCCTCGGTCCCGATCTGCGGCGTCGTCGAGGACCTGATCCCGGACCCTGCCCTGGCCGGGATCAGCACGCCGACCTGGCTGGTCGCGTCCCTCGACGACGACACGGTCGACCCGCTGGCCAACACCGTCCACGCCCACGAGCTGATCCCGCGGTCGCTGGTCAGCCTCTACGACCACGTGATCTGGAACGACCATCAGTTCCCCGGCCACTGGTCGTGGATCTACGTGGCCCGCAACGCCCCGGCCGTCCACGGCACCCACGTCTGGCAGTGGATGGCCCGCCGGCGATGACCGTCAGCCCGGCAGCTCCACGTCCGGCTGCCCGGGCAGCGACAGCACCCCGGTCACCCCCTCGGGGAGCCGCGCGTCGACCTGGAGCACCCCGTCGACGATCTCCCAGTCCACCTCGATCCGGCCGTGCCGGGTGTCCAGAGCGGACCGGCACCAGGTCAGCCCGCCACCGGGGCGCGGCGCGACGAGGACCCGGGCGTATCCGGGTTCGAGCGGCGCGATCCCGCCGACGGTCCGGTGCATCCAGTCCGCGACCGCCCCGAGGGCGTAGTGGTTGAAGCTGGTCATCTCCCCCGGGTTGACCGTCCCGTCCGGCAGCATCGAGTCCCAGCGCTCCCAGATCGTGGTCGCGCCCATCGTCACCGGGTACAGCCAGGACGGGCACTCCTTCTCCAGGAGCAGGCGGTACGCCGCGTCCAGGTGCCCGGTCCGGGTCAGCGCGTCGGTGATGTACGGCGTCCCGGCGAACCCGGTCGACACCCGGTACCCGCTCTCGGCCACCAGCGCCGCCAGCCGCTCCCCCGCGGCCGCCTCCCGCGCGGGCGGCAGCAGGCCGAAGACGATCGCCAGCGTGTAGACCGTGGCGCAGTCCGACCGGATCACCCCGTCCGCCCCGACGTACTCCGTGCTGAACGCCGCCCGCACGTCGGCGGCCAGCGACCGGAACTCGGCCTCGTCCGCCGCGTGCCCGAGCAGCCCGGACACCTCGGCGACGATCGACAGCGACCGGTAGTACGCCGCGGTCGCCACCACCCCGGGGTCGGCCTTGGCCTTGGCCGGCCCGTCCGGCGGCGCGTCCGGGTCGAGCCAGTCCCCGAACTGGAACGACGCGTCCCACACCCCGGTCGGCGAGAGCAGGGTGCGGACCCGGCGGACGTGCGCGGTCATCGAGTCGTACCGGTCCTCGAGGATCGCGCGGTCGCCGTACGCCTGCCAGAGCGCCCACGGCACCCACACCGCGGCGTCCGACCAGAACGCCGTACTGTCCGGGTCCGGGAATTCCGGCGGGTGCGGCTGGAACTTCAGGATGTCCGGGATCACGAAGGACACCAGCCCGCCGGCCGCCTTCTGCTCGGCGGCCAGGTCGGCGAGCCAGTCGGCGAGGAACGACCCGACGTCGAACAGGTAGGCCGCCGACGCCGCGAACACCGCGATGTCCCCGGTCCAGCCGAGCCGCTCGTTGCGCTGCGGGCAGTCGGTGGGCAGGTCCAGGAAGTTGCCCCGGGTGCTCCACACGACGTTGCGGTGCAGCTGGTTGAGCAGCTCGTCGGAGCACTCGAAGGTGCCGGTCCGGCGGATCGCCGAGTGCACGACCACCGCTTCCAGGTCGTCGACCGCGTCCACGCCGGTGATCTCGGCGTACCGGAAGCCGTGGAAGGTCATCGTCGGTTCGAAGAAGTCGGCGCCGCCACTGAGCAGGTACCGGTCGGTCGCCTGGGCGTCGCGCAGCGGCCGCACCCCGAGCTCGCCGTCCTCCAGGACCTCGGCGTGCCGTACCCGGACCTCCGTCCCGGCCGGCCCGGTGACCGTGAACCGCACCCAGCCGACCAGGTTCTGCCCGAAATCGATCAGGGTCCGCCCGGCCGGCGAGGTCCAGACCTTCGCCGGCGGCACGCTCTCCTGCCGGGTCACCACCGGGCCGACGTACGGCGTGAGCCGCCCCCGGTCGAAGTCGAGCACCCGCACCGGCAGCGACCACTCCGGGGTACCGCCGCGCCGCCGGGCGTCGATGGTCATCCCGTCGTACAGGTCGTCGGCGAGCACGTCGGACCCGCCGGCGGTCCACGTCTCGTCGGTGCCGAACACCCGCCGGCTCCCGTCGGTGAACGTGACGTCGAGCTCCGCGATCAGGCCGAGCCGGTCGCCGTAGAAGGCCCGCCCGCCCATGAACCCGAGCCGCCCCCGGTACCAGCCGTTGCCGACCAGCACGGTGATCACGTTCTCGGCGGCGAGCAGGCCGGTGACGTCGTGGCTGAGGTAGCGCAGCCGGTGCTCGTAGGAGCTCCAGCCCGGGCTGAGCACGTCGTCGCCGACCGGCCGGCCGTTGATCCGCGCCTCGTGCACGCCGAGGCTGCTGATCCGCAGGGTGGCCCGGGCGATCGTGCCGGGTCCCAGCGCGACTTCGGTACGGAAGAGGGGCGCGCTGCCCAGCTCGACGGCCGGGCTGATCATCCGCGCAGTCCATTGACGCATTGTTGTGAAACCTTTCAGCCCTTGACGGAGCCGGCGACCATGCCGGACACGATCTGTCGCTGGAACACCGCGAACATGATCAATGGAGGGATCGTGACCAGCAGGATGTCCATGAACAGCAGGTTGTAGGAGTTGGTGTACTGGCCCTGGAAGTTGAACAGGGTCAGCTGCACGGTGGCGTTCTCGTCCCCGGGCAGGAAGTAGAGCGGGCTGGCGAAGTCGTTCCAGATGAACACGCTCTGGACCACCACGACGGTCACGATGATCGGGCGCAGCAGCGGGAACACCACCCGGAAGAACAGGCTCAGCGGCCCGGCCCCGTCGATCGTCGCCGCCTCGTCCAGCTCCCGCGGGATGCCGGCGATAAAAGCCTGGAAGAGCAGGACACAAAACGCCATCGCGTACGCGATCTCCACCAGGATCAGTCCCGGCATGGTCTTGAACAGCCCGGTCTTCTGCAGCACCCAGATCGTCGGCACCACGGCCGGCGGGATCACCAGGCCGGAAAGGATGACCAGGTTGAGCCCGCTGGTCCAGCGCGACCTGCGCCGCTCCAGCACGAACGCGGCCATCGCGGCCAGGACCACCACCACCGCGACGCTGACCACGGTCAGGATCGTCGAGTTGATGAACGCGACGATCAGCAGGTAGTCCCGCGCCTCGAAGACGGCCTGCAGATTCTGGACGAACGCCCACTGCGTCGGCCAGGAGAACTGCAGGAACGCCGCGTCCTGCTGGGTCTTCGACGCGGTCAGCAGGATGAACGCGAACGGGATCAGGAAGACCACCCCGAACAGGATGATCGAGAAGCTGCTCAGGAGCCACGAGCGTCGCTGCGTCATCATGACTCCTTGCGGTTGAAGAACCAGAACAGCGGCAGCACGAGCAGGATGACCAGCAGGAACAGCACGACGTTGCCGGCCGTGGAGAGGCCGTAGAAGCCGGCCTGGTACTGCTTGTAGACCACCGACGCCATCACGTCCGAGGTGAAGCCCGGCCCGCCCTTGGTCATCGCCCAGATCAGGTCGAACTTGCGCAGCCCGCCGATCAGCGACAGCAGGATCACCGAGATCGTGGCCGGCCTGGCCAGCGGCAGCGTGACGTTGCGGAACCGCTGCCAGGCGCCGGCACCGTCCATCCGGGCGGCCTCGAAGTACTCGCCGGGGATGGACAGGATGCCGGCCATGTAGATCACCGTGGCCAGCCCGACGCCCTGCCAGACGTCGACCAGCGCGACCGACAGCAGCGCCCAGCTCGGGTCGGCCAGCCAGGCCGGCCCGGTGATCCCGACCAGGTCGAGCGCCTGGTTGAGGACACCCCGGGTCGGGTGCATCAGCACCTGGAAGGTCAGCCCGACGCCGATCGTGCTGACCAGCACCGGGAAGAACGCGACCGAGCGCATGAACCCGCGGCCCAGGATCGGCCCGGTCAGCAGCACGGCCAGGGCCATTCCGAGCACGACCTTCAGCCCGCAGGTGACCACCGCGTAGATCAGCGTGTGCCACAGCCCGGAGGCGAGCGCCGGCTCCCTGAAGAACTGCACGTAGTTGTCGAGGCCGATGAACTCCTGGTCGAACAGCGTCCAGCGGGTCAGGCTGAACCAGAACGCCATCACCGACGGGACCAGGAAGAAGACGGCGAAGATCACGCCGCCGGGAATCAGGAACCAATAGGGGTACGACGTTTTCCGCCGGTCCCGCGGTGGCGACGAATCGCGCGTCGCCACCGCGGACGGCTCGGTGAGGGTGGCCATCACCAGCCCTGGAGCCCGAGCTGCTGGGCCTGCTTCTTGACGTCCTCGTCGTAGAGCTTCGCGCCGGCCGGGGCGTTCCGGATGCCGGAGCCGACCTCGACGGTGATCTGCTCCAGCGCCGGGCCCTTGATCGGCGACAGGAACTCCAGCGCCGGGCTGGCCTGGCCGGCGTCGACGTACGCGCTGAGGTCCTTGACCGCGGGCGCCACGTTGTCCGGCAGCTTGCAGGTCTTGACCGCGAACGGGCCGCCGACCGGGGTCGCGCTCGCCTCGGCCGCGCAGCCGTCCGCGGACGCCAGGAACGCCTGGAACTTCTTGGCCGCGCCGAGCTTGGCGTCCTTGGTGGTCTTCGGGATGTAGATGCCGGACGGCTCCCAGAGCGTGACGCCGTTCTTCGCGGCGTCCGTGCCGGGCAGCGCGAAGAAGCCGACGTCGTTGACGTTGTCCGGGGCGGCCGTCGAGATCGCGGTGACGCCGAAGGTGATCATCGGGTAGTGCCCGGCCTTGCCGGTGGCGACCGCGGCCAGGCCCTCGTTGTACTTGGCCGAGGCGTAGTCCGAGTTCCAGTACCCGGCCTTCTTCAGCTCCTCGAGGTGCTGGAAGCCGGCCAGCGCGGCCGGGGTGGTGGCGAACTTCGCCTGGTTGTTCGTGTACTTGTCGGCGAAGCCGGGGTCGGCGGCCGACACGTTGTGGAAGTCGGCGAGCACCAGCACCTGCGAGGTCCAGGTCTCGCTGTAGGTCTGCTCGACCGGCGCCACCCCGGCCGCCTTGAGCTTGGCGTTGTTGGCCATGAAGTCGGCCCAGGTCTTGGGCACCTGCAGGCCGAGCTTGGCGTACAGCGGCTTGTTGTAGAAGATGCCGCCGCCGGTGATGTTCTGCCACGGCGAGCCGTACACCTCGTTGTTCGCGGTGACGACCTGCTTGAACGTGGGATCCAGGTCGCCGACCCAGGACTCGCCGCTGACCGGGGTCAGGTTGGTCTGCGGGGCGATCGCCTGGAACAGCGAGCCGGAGTTGTATTCGAAGACGTCGGCCATGTCGCCGGTGGCCAGCCGGGTCTTGACCAGGTTGTCGCCCTCGCTGCCCTGCGGGCGGGTGTCGAGCTTGACGTCGATATCGGTGTTCCTGGCCTCGAACGCGGCGATGACCGCCTCGGCGACCTTGACGTTGGCGGGATCGTTGTTGGTGAGAAAGGTGATCGGGGTCTTGCCGTTCGCGTCGCTGCTCGAACCGAGCGAGCCGGCGCTGCAACCCGACACCGTGAGCACGCCGGCCAGCAGGACCGCGGCACTGAGCCTCATGTGAACCTCCGGTTTCGAACGTGTGTGTAGATCGGTCTCCGAGAAGTGATGGCGGTCACGGTAGACCGATCTACACGACGTGCACAAGACACAAAACGAAACGTTTCAAGATGCGGAGAACGGTCTACACTTCCGGACATGTCGATCACGAAGGGCCGGTCCGTCACGATCAGTGATGTTGCCGAAACGGCGGGCGTCTCCCGGGCCGCGGTCTCCAAGGTCATCCGGAATGCGTACGGCGTGAGCCCCGCCATGCGCACCCGGGTCGAGGCCGCCATCGAGGAGCTGGGCTACCGCCCGAGCGTCGCCGCCCGCGCCCTGCGGGGCTCCAGCTACCGGCTCGGCCTGGAGATCCCGCACGTCAGCGCCCGCTTCATGACCCAGATCGTGGAGGGCGCCACCAGCGCGCTCACCGGCACGCCGTACCAGCTGGTCCTGGCCCCGGCCGACGGCCCGAAGTACGGGACCGACGCCCCCGCCTACCGGACCATCGAGTCGCTCGCCGACGGCCTGGTCGACGGCATCATCGCGGTCTCCCCGCTGGTCGACCTGGACTGGCTGGAGGAGCTGGCCGCCCGGGTCCCGGTGGTGATGCTCGGCCGCCACGACACGCCGCGCGGCTACGATACGGTCGTCGGCGACGACATCGCGGGAACACGGATGGTGATGAACCACCTGTTCGCCCTGGGCCACCGCCGGATCGCCCACCTGACCGAGGCCGAGCCGGTCACCGAGCCCGGCTCCGCCACCCCGCACGCGATCCGCCTCGAGGTCTACCGCGCCTGCATGACCGAGGCCGGCCTCGGCGACCTGATCCAGGTCGCCCGCCGCGAGGACAGCCCCGACCTGTCCCGCGCCGCCACCGCCGAGCTGCTCGCCCACCCGGAGCCACCGACCGCGATCTTCGCCGGCCACGACGACATCGCCCTCGGCGTCCTGGCCGAACTCGCCGCCGCCGGCCTGCACGGCCGGGTCGCGGTGATCGGCTACGACAACACCGACCTGGCCGCCCACCCCCTGATCGACCTCACCTCGGTCGACCAGGCCGGCCCGGAGATGGGCGCCCAGGCCGCGACGATGCTCCTGGAACGCCTGCAGGGCCGCACCGAGCCCCGCAACTACACCGCCACCCCGACCCTCAAGATCCGCGGCTCCTCCCGCCCTGCCTGAGCGGGCTACTCGCTCAGCGCCAGGGCCACGTCGGTGGCGATCGCGTCGACCTGGGCGCGGGTCAGGACCGGGACCGGGGCGACCGCCGGGCTGCCGTCGCCGCCGAAGTAGTTCACCGCGGACAGCGCGAGCGCGTGCTCGCCGTCCCGGAGCAGCACGTCCGCCCCGTAGAAGACCCAGCCCTTGCCGGGTTCGTCCACGTAGTGCACGAGCGTCAGCCCGTCGCCGGTCCGGGTCGCCGAGCAGACCGGCACGCCGGCGCCCGCGCATTCGTACAGCGGGCGGCAGGACCGCCCGCCCGAGCACCCGGCCGGGCGCAACGACACGTACAGGCCGCCCTTGCGACCCTGCCCGGTGATCCCGGAGCGCCCCTCGAACGACACCGGGTCCTTGTCGAGCCACATCCTGGGGTGCCCGTCCGGATCCCGCTTCTCCCCCGGCACGTCCGGCATGTAGATCCACTTCGTGCCGGCGGCGTGCTTCTCCGTCGCCGCCTCCAGCGCGACCCGCAGCCGCCCCAGGGTCCGTTCCCGGCCGGCCGGGGTGTCCTCCTCGATCAGCGACACCGGGGCGGCCGGCGACGGGGTCGCCGCGGGCGGCTGGACGACCGGATCCGCCCGGTGCTCCCCGCCGCCGGTCAGGGTCACCCCGGCCACCACGGCGACGACCGCCAGGGCCGCCGCCCCGCTCGCCGCCGCCCGGCGGAACCGCTGCTTCCGGCGGGTCCGCACGATCACCGCGTCCAGGTCCACGGTCGACGGCGGCGCCGCGCCGATCAGGCGGTCCAGCATCTCCTGCGTCATCGCGGGCTCTCCTTCGCCAACGAAAGGGCGCGCAGCAGCTCCAGGGCGCGCGCCGACTGACTCTTGACCGTTCCCGCGGAGATGCCGAGCAGCTCCGCGGTCTCCTCGATCGACCGGTCGAAGTAGAAGCGCAGCACCACGACCGCGCGCTGCCGCCGCCCGAGCTGCCGCAGCAGCTCGACCATCTGCTCCCGGTCACCGGCCCGGTCCGGTGGCGTCCACCCGGGGTCGGGCAGCTCGTCCGCCGGATGCTCGCGCCGCCACGGCCGGCGACGTTCGTCGATCCAGGCCGTGGTCAGGACCCGCTGCGCGTACGCATCGGGATTGTCCGCCGTGGAGACCCGCCGCCAGTGCCGATACAGCTTGCCGGCGACCGTCGCCACCAGGTCGTCCGCCAGATGCCAGTCGTGGCACAGCAGGTAGGCCGCGCGTCGCCACCGTTCCATCCGGGCCCCGACGAACGCCCGGAACTCGTCCTCCTCGGACCTGTCCACTCGTCCTCCCGCTCCGCTGCTCCCGGCAGCTTCCCCTGGCACGACGGAACCGGGGGCCGGCGGGGTTGCATCAGGCGGTGGGCGGATCCGCCCACCAGGTCGCGGCGACGAGTTCGGCGATCAGGGTCTCGGTGAGCAGGCGGACGTCCGGGTCGTCGTCGTGCGGGTAGCGGATCACCGCGGCCGCGCCGGCCACCGGCGCGCCGACCGCGAGCAACCGGGAGCCACGCTGCCGGATCCACTCCATGGCCTGCTCGTCGTAGCGGGAGCCGGGAAACAACAGCGCGCGGTAGTCGAGGGTCTTGGTCAGGTACACGTCGACGTGCGCCCAGTCCCCGGTCTCGGTCGCGTCGGCCCGGCGGCGCGGCCCTTCACGGACCATCAGCGCGGACTGCTCGGCCGACGAGATCCGCTCGGCCGGCGCGATCGTGTGGACGCCGTCCGGCCCGTCCAGCACCTCGAGGGCCGCCGGCAGCCAGGACCGCCGGTCGTCGAGCAGGTGGGCGGTCGCCTCGGCGGCCCGCCGGCACAGCTCCGCGACCGGTTTCGATCGGTCGCCGCCGGTCAGTCGCCCGGCCAGGGTCAGCAGCAGCGCGAGCGTGTGCGTGAAACTCCGGCAGGCGACCCCGCCCCGCTCCACGCCGGCCAGCATCGGCACGGTCAGCGCGGCCCCCTCGGCGATCGGCGCGCCGTCCGCGTTGGTCAGCGCGACGATCGGCGAGATCCCGCGGTAGCGCGCGGTCGCCTCGACGGTCTCGCGGCTCCCGCCACTCGCCGAGATCGTCACGACCAGGGTGTCCGGCCGCGGCGGCAGCGAGGCCCCGGCCGACGAGTACTCCGCCCAGGCGTCGATCCCGGCGGCGCGCAGCCGCAGGGCGGCGACCCGGGCCGCGTACCGCGAACTGCCCATTCCCAAGATCAAAACCCGTCTTGGGTACGGCGTCAGCCCCGCGAACGGATCGCCCGCGTCCAGCGTCTCGGCCAGGGCCAGCAGCGACGCCGGCTTCTGTTCCAGGTCCCGCAGGAACAGCGTCGGATCCATCGGTTCTCCTCAGGGGTAGCGGCGGCGCAGGACTTCCATCGGCGCATAGCGCCACCGCGGCAGGAACCGCGCCGCGTACACCAGCTCACGGCACTCCTGCGCGGTCTCGAAGCCGGTCAGCAGCGCCTCGTCGAAGAGCGCGCCGGCCACCGGCCGGTACGCGTCCAGCAGCGCCGCCCGCTCCCGCGCGATCCAGTCCCGGACGGCGCCGGCGTGGGCGTGGGCGGTGCGCTTGTTGGCGATCGCGGCCACGTGCTCGACGCTGGTCAGCAGCTGGGCGACGTCCCGCGCGGCCGGTTCGAGCACGTCCTGCGGGGCGGTCGGGTTCCCGTCGAAGTCGATCACCGCGTAGCCGCCGTCCCACCGCAGGATCTGCCCCACGTGCAGGTCGCCGTGCAGGCGCTGCACGGCGGTGACGGCCGCCGGCAGCGCGAGGTCGGCGCGGATCCGGTCCGCCCGCGCGGCGAGCCAGGCGCCGTCCGGCCCGTCGACCAGCGTCAGGGCGTCGTCGATCGCCCGCCGGCCCTGGGCCAGCCAGCCGTCCACGCCCGCGGTGCCGACCGGCGCGGGCAGCACCGGCGACGGGGTGGCCAGCGCGACGTGCAGTTCCGCGGCCAGCGCGCCGAGCACCGCCCCGACGGCGGCCGCGGGCCCCCCGGCCAGCTCGGCGAGCAGGTCGTCGGTCGCCCAGTCCCAGCCGTCGAGCGCCCCGGGCAGGAACCCGACCACCAGGGCCCGCAGGTCGTCGCCGCGGTAGAGGGCGGCGTACGGCCGCGGGGTCCGGGTGAAGCCCACCTCGGCCAGGTGCGCGAGCAGCTGCGGGGCACGATGCGGCGCCGGGAGCGGGGGTGTCAGCCACTTCACCACGGCGTGCTCGGCCACCACGACCGACCGGTGCGTCTGGTCCACGGTGATCGGCCGCTCCACCGCCGGGCGCGGCAGCACCAGCGGTGGCCCGGCGAACCGCCGCAGCTCGTCGGGCGCCTGCGCGTCCGCGCCGGAGGCGATCACCCGGACCAGGTCCGCGGACTCCGTCGATGTGCCCATCGATCCCCTCTCCCCGCCGGTTTGCTGAACTCCGATTCAGATCGAGGTGCAAACTACCAGGCCACCGTACGGGCTGGTTTCCGCGTGCGGGTGGGGCGCGGCTGACGTCGTACCCAAGCAGGCAGTTGATCCGAGCGGGACCACCGCGGACGCCGCGCCGGCGGCGGACCTCAGCCTTTCGCCCGGGCCCGCGCCGCCCGACGCGGCGTGACCTGCAGCGGGTTGCCGGTGACGCC encodes:
- a CDS encoding PHB depolymerase family esterase, with product MSISRRTVLTAGAGAAAGALVPGLAQAAAPTAVTFRLDAETLDGGEQVVSLTLGTGKLGPIAPAGLTTGSFTVHAKATSPIPIADGDQIFSEYDLDRPVTSARLDRHGDIVLGLSYAEGQLGGGTLGYIASRGRNVRLDLEYTITQRKPLVLRTGRPLTISRFTQGRLANPEVDAFGQHVSGAGLKYRLYSPAEARGRRPLIVWLHGGGEGASLPDGYYDNETTLRANRGALGFATPEAQRIFAGAYVVAPQSTSYWIEDGDRFAPQIRAIVAEVSRRHHVDPDRIYVAGCSNGGYMSLKMTTVYPRLFAASVPICGVVEDLIPDPALAGISTPTWLVASLDDDTVDPLANTVHAHELIPRSLVSLYDHVIWNDHQFPGHWSWIYVARNAPAVHGTHVWQWMARRR
- a CDS encoding alpha-L-rhamnosidase yields the protein MRQWTARMISPAVELGSAPLFRTEVALGPGTIARATLRISSLGVHEARINGRPVGDDVLSPGWSSYEHRLRYLSHDVTGLLAAENVITVLVGNGWYRGRLGFMGGRAFYGDRLGLIAELDVTFTDGSRRVFGTDETWTAGGSDVLADDLYDGMTIDARRRGGTPEWSLPVRVLDFDRGRLTPYVGPVVTRQESVPPAKVWTSPAGRTLIDFGQNLVGWVRFTVTGPAGTEVRVRHAEVLEDGELGVRPLRDAQATDRYLLSGGADFFEPTMTFHGFRYAEITGVDAVDDLEAVVVHSAIRRTGTFECSDELLNQLHRNVVWSTRGNFLDLPTDCPQRNERLGWTGDIAVFAASAAYLFDVGSFLADWLADLAAEQKAAGGLVSFVIPDILKFQPHPPEFPDPDSTAFWSDAAVWVPWALWQAYGDRAILEDRYDSMTAHVRRVRTLLSPTGVWDASFQFGDWLDPDAPPDGPAKAKADPGVVATAAYYRSLSIVAEVSGLLGHAADEAEFRSLAADVRAAFSTEYVGADGVIRSDCATVYTLAIVFGLLPPAREAAAGERLAALVAESGYRVSTGFAGTPYITDALTRTGHLDAAYRLLLEKECPSWLYPVTMGATTIWERWDSMLPDGTVNPGEMTSFNHYALGAVADWMHRTVGGIAPLEPGYARVLVAPRPGGGLTWCRSALDTRHGRIEVDWEIVDGVLQVDARLPEGVTGVLSLPGQPDVELPG
- a CDS encoding carbohydrate ABC transporter permease — translated: MTQRRSWLLSSFSIILFGVVFLIPFAFILLTASKTQQDAAFLQFSWPTQWAFVQNLQAVFEARDYLLIVAFINSTILTVVSVAVVVVLAAMAAFVLERRRSRWTSGLNLVILSGLVIPPAVVPTIWVLQKTGLFKTMPGLILVEIAYAMAFCVLLFQAFIAGIPRELDEAATIDGAGPLSLFFRVVFPLLRPIIVTVVVVQSVFIWNDFASPLYFLPGDENATVQLTLFNFQGQYTNSYNLLFMDILLVTIPPLIMFAVFQRQIVSGMVAGSVKG
- a CDS encoding carbohydrate ABC transporter permease produces the protein MATLTEPSAVATRDSSPPRDRRKTSYPYWFLIPGGVIFAVFFLVPSVMAFWFSLTRWTLFDQEFIGLDNYVQFFREPALASGLWHTLIYAVVTCGLKVVLGMALAVLLTGPILGRGFMRSVAFFPVLVSTIGVGLTFQVLMHPTRGVLNQALDLVGITGPAWLADPSWALLSVALVDVWQGVGLATVIYMAGILSIPGEYFEAARMDGAGAWQRFRNVTLPLARPATISVILLSLIGGLRKFDLIWAMTKGGPGFTSDVMASVVYKQYQAGFYGLSTAGNVVLFLLVILLVLPLFWFFNRKES
- a CDS encoding ABC transporter substrate-binding protein, which translates into the protein MRLSAAVLLAGVLTVSGCSAGSLGSSSDANGKTPITFLTNNDPANVKVAEAVIAAFEARNTDIDVKLDTRPQGSEGDNLVKTRLATGDMADVFEYNSGSLFQAIAPQTNLTPVSGESWVGDLDPTFKQVVTANNEVYGSPWQNITGGGIFYNKPLYAKLGLQVPKTWADFMANNAKLKAAGVAPVEQTYSETWTSQVLVLADFHNVSAADPGFADKYTNNQAKFATTPAALAGFQHLEELKKAGYWNSDYASAKYNEGLAAVATGKAGHYPMITFGVTAISTAAPDNVNDVGFFALPGTDAAKNGVTLWEPSGIYIPKTTKDAKLGAAKKFQAFLASADGCAAEASATPVGGPFAVKTCKLPDNVAPAVKDLSAYVDAGQASPALEFLSPIKGPALEQITVEVGSGIRNAPAGAKLYDEDVKKQAQQLGLQGW
- a CDS encoding LacI family DNA-binding transcriptional regulator — its product is MSITKGRSVTISDVAETAGVSRAAVSKVIRNAYGVSPAMRTRVEAAIEELGYRPSVAARALRGSSYRLGLEIPHVSARFMTQIVEGATSALTGTPYQLVLAPADGPKYGTDAPAYRTIESLADGLVDGIIAVSPLVDLDWLEELAARVPVVMLGRHDTPRGYDTVVGDDIAGTRMVMNHLFALGHRRIAHLTEAEPVTEPGSATPHAIRLEVYRACMTEAGLGDLIQVARREDSPDLSRAATAELLAHPEPPTAIFAGHDDIALGVLAELAAAGLHGRVAVIGYDNTDLAAHPLIDLTSVDQAGPEMGAQAATMLLERLQGRTEPRNYTATPTLKIRGSSRPA
- a CDS encoding SigE family RNA polymerase sigma factor; translated protein: MDRSEEDEFRAFVGARMERWRRAAYLLCHDWHLADDLVATVAGKLYRHWRRVSTADNPDAYAQRVLTTAWIDERRRPWRREHPADELPDPGWTPPDRAGDREQMVELLRQLGRRQRAVVVLRFYFDRSIEETAELLGISAGTVKSQSARALELLRALSLAKESPR
- a CDS encoding SIS domain-containing protein, with the protein product MDPTLFLRDLEQKPASLLALAETLDAGDPFAGLTPYPRRVLILGMGSSRYAARVAALRLRAAGIDAWAEYSSAGASLPPRPDTLVVTISASGGSRETVEATARYRGISPIVALTNADGAPIAEGAALTVPMLAGVERGGVACRSFTHTLALLLTLAGRLTGGDRSKPVAELCRRAAEATAHLLDDRRSWLPAALEVLDGPDGVHTIAPAERISSAEQSALMVREGPRRRADATETGDWAHVDVYLTKTLDYRALLFPGSRYDEQAMEWIRQRGSRLLAVGAPVAGAAAVIRYPHDDDPDVRLLTETLIAELVAATWWADPPTA